One part of the Streptomyces ferrugineus genome encodes these proteins:
- a CDS encoding phosphotransferase family protein: protein MTANPSAELLDSLLTIAGRPTAVREEVRVWSMSGVERLTFPDATTAIFKYAKRPFDSEDQALRLAHALGVPVPQVRASAVLDGWLGMLMEDLDPAVRDADDLDGTAAAVVLHGTRTAPALPVLDQAGLRKLPGRALEHFARLRKADRWHEADDVEDALDRIAQAAETRSAGTTVAPFGWVHSEFHPTSLHISRHGWRLLDFARAFTGPGLLDLASWHGTLDTPDPVRLRVFLEQYVTAGGTPDALTPRGGLSAQNWALGWHRMWAVEWFMEQSIRWINDPDTDPAYIEAVRRHLTDVLHLLEV from the coding sequence GTGACCGCGAACCCCAGCGCCGAACTCCTCGACAGCCTGCTAACCATTGCCGGCCGCCCCACCGCCGTGCGCGAGGAGGTGCGCGTGTGGTCAATGTCCGGTGTCGAGCGCCTGACCTTCCCCGACGCCACCACCGCGATCTTCAAGTACGCGAAGCGGCCCTTCGACAGCGAGGATCAAGCCCTCCGTCTGGCGCACGCGCTCGGCGTTCCCGTCCCGCAGGTCCGTGCCTCCGCCGTCCTGGACGGCTGGCTCGGCATGCTCATGGAGGATCTCGACCCCGCTGTCCGCGACGCCGACGACCTCGACGGCACCGCCGCGGCCGTAGTCCTGCACGGCACCCGCACGGCACCCGCCCTACCCGTCCTCGACCAGGCCGGCCTCCGCAAGCTGCCGGGCCGGGCCCTGGAGCACTTCGCCCGACTCCGCAAGGCCGACCGGTGGCACGAGGCGGACGACGTTGAGGACGCGCTCGATCGGATCGCCCAGGCCGCCGAGACACGCTCGGCTGGTACGACGGTGGCTCCGTTCGGCTGGGTGCACTCCGAGTTCCACCCCACCAGCCTCCACATCAGCCGACACGGCTGGCGGCTGCTGGACTTCGCCCGCGCCTTCACCGGCCCCGGCCTGCTCGACCTCGCCAGCTGGCACGGCACCCTCGACACCCCCGACCCCGTACGCCTGCGCGTCTTCCTGGAGCAATACGTCACCGCCGGCGGCACCCCCGACGCCCTCACTCCGCGCGGCGGGCTCTCCGCCCAGAACTGGGCGTTGGGCTGGCATCGCATGTGGGCCGTGGAGTGGTTCATGGAGCAGTCGATCCGCTGGATCAACGACCCGGACACCGACCCCGCCTACATCGAGGCCGTACGCCGCCACCTCACCGACGTCCTTCACCTCCTGGAGGTGTAG
- a CDS encoding DUF6531 domain-containing protein: protein MTLAERRKQVKQSRDDSSPMRGYLEPPGREAGKPSAKPHSRPKKLPKRGPAAEVSTTQSPSAKSGATTLAAAATADPSWVTAYATAYPAYLSIGGQLKFSSGTASSYSGLWMYVLDEAGKIVYDQEVSKATGDPSGKFLENGAWCYGWWASNSYPADQCFWWSTNQLGGHLQDGKKYYAWIFLKGSDGSWSSNGTTSPLVEAFYTPDIPGAQAGICTCYAQAHRADPVNTATGMFFEQLTDAQTVGAGKQVSLERTYRSDSTTAGLLGRGWATPFDTKLTIATDKVTYQADDGAKFAFTQAGDGTYTAPAGSAARLVKGTSTYTVTTPDHTKRTFNSTGRLTSVVDGAGQGLTLTYASGKLSSVKDAAGRTTSFTLNADGLVTKVSLPDATSVSYAYTDGLLTSATDPAGKISTYAYDAGKRLSSYTDPAGGKVSNTYDSSGRVTSQTDQNGKKTTFTWDGSRESHMTAPDGGVWTDVYSGNVLLESIDPYGKRVSYSYDRSLRPVEITDQRGNTTSMTYDSAGRMLTRSAPSSLGYSESWTYDSAGNILSHTDGRGNKTSYTYNTSSRLTSTTDPLGGKTSYTYTALGALATVTTPRGKTTTYGYDTAGNRTSVTTPLGEKTTFTYDGAGRITAKTDPRGNVTGADPAAYTTKYTYDGRGLLTTATDPLGRTTTYGYNGAEQLTSAKNPAGNTTTFAYDDAGNLTKTTDPAGKSVTRTYDALGNLASETDPLGNKTTYTYDKVGRLLSSVSARGNVTGADPAAYTTSYAYDAAGNRTKVTGPTGAAVTTEYDAVNRPVKVTDPLGDATSYTYDAVDNATKVTDALSKSITSVYDKNNRLTSTTNQLGKTTTYTYDADGNLLSRTSPLGNKESWTYDGDGRKATAVDPRGNATGADPARYTTTYAYDAAGNLTSVTDPLGGVTTTAYDAVGNVTKRTDADKRVSTYGYDKLDRLTTVTAADDGKTTYDYDSAGNVAKRTDANNHTTSYAYDAARRLTAITDPLNRVTSYAYDAEGKLTKKTSPRGSTSYAFDPRGLLTKVDYSDATPDATFAYDAAGQMTSRANSKISEDFVYDGVGNLTKTRGFSYTYDAAGQMLTRKYSDGNTIRYAYDNDGRTSSMTADGVTTNYTWDAAGNLTRSALPNTETEDRAYDRAGRLTAVTSSKSGTTVTKTALTLSAAGLPTHVDVTRASVGTGGYDLTYDAAGRLISGCFPQPWVTGCASSRTTSYTYDKVGNRLTSTLGTTSTSYTYDAADQLTSTTTGTTTTAYDYDSEGNQTKAGADAYTYDLAGQISAATVAGANYTYDHDASGNQVTTSKDGTVTNRTQWDPNAPLPMLATEYDSAWAIKQSYRYDPLDQPTATKTGSGALFYYHHDTQGSPVDVTNGTGTLYQRWAYDPFGTRVLNITTSGAPAGTPSYIGARYETTTGNLDLHARQYNTATGRFNRPDPATRSLTTPYVSAYAYADNQPTHLTDPSGLAPGNPDDEHVESFGQVLGIFGDAFVDVFKSPFVFLGDVHDAFTGENGGAGAFVDKYLPVRPAYRLYRAEYLLRQQGCDALADLYADAAEELTEQIVLVGVGGLTGWRRAAVFPESTTIKVGNLRFGPGGGGVTLGYGGIPYKTPITAQLKALVNPQGGGTNCRACAVAVDRLLADGSPSSAPGALKEGPTAPIEALYGGRSFKKSTLSGIVHEIKSSGDGARGIVMGQKGRQAHVFNVVNVKGDVVFLDGQTGHADLSTWRNFSLLRTD, encoded by the coding sequence ATGACGCTGGCGGAGCGGCGCAAACAGGTGAAGCAGTCCCGGGACGACTCGTCACCGATGCGGGGCTACCTGGAACCTCCCGGCAGGGAGGCCGGGAAGCCGTCCGCCAAGCCACACAGTCGACCGAAGAAGCTCCCGAAGCGGGGCCCGGCGGCCGAGGTCTCCACCACCCAGTCGCCCTCCGCCAAGAGTGGGGCAACGACCCTGGCCGCAGCGGCGACGGCTGACCCGTCGTGGGTGACGGCCTACGCCACCGCGTACCCGGCCTACCTGTCGATCGGTGGCCAGTTGAAGTTCTCCTCGGGCACGGCCTCCTCGTACTCAGGCCTCTGGATGTATGTCCTGGACGAGGCGGGGAAGATCGTCTACGACCAGGAGGTCAGCAAGGCCACCGGCGACCCGTCCGGGAAGTTCCTGGAGAACGGCGCCTGGTGCTACGGCTGGTGGGCGAGCAACTCCTACCCGGCCGACCAGTGCTTCTGGTGGAGCACGAACCAGCTCGGCGGTCACCTCCAGGACGGCAAGAAGTACTACGCCTGGATCTTCCTCAAGGGCTCGGACGGCAGCTGGAGTTCGAACGGCACCACCTCTCCGCTGGTGGAGGCGTTCTACACGCCGGACATCCCTGGCGCCCAGGCCGGTATCTGCACCTGCTACGCGCAGGCCCACCGCGCCGACCCGGTCAACACGGCGACCGGCATGTTCTTCGAGCAGCTGACCGACGCCCAGACGGTCGGTGCAGGCAAGCAGGTGTCCCTGGAGCGAACCTACCGCTCCGACTCCACCACGGCCGGCCTGCTCGGGCGTGGCTGGGCAACGCCCTTCGACACCAAGCTGACGATCGCCACCGACAAGGTCACCTACCAGGCCGACGACGGAGCGAAGTTCGCCTTCACACAAGCCGGCGACGGCACGTACACCGCGCCGGCCGGATCGGCCGCCAGGCTCGTCAAGGGCACCAGCACCTACACCGTGACCACGCCCGATCACACCAAGCGCACGTTCAACAGCACCGGTCGGCTGACATCGGTCGTCGACGGCGCAGGACAGGGTCTGACGCTGACGTACGCGTCTGGCAAGCTGTCGTCCGTCAAGGACGCGGCCGGCCGCACGACCAGCTTCACCCTGAACGCAGACGGCCTGGTCACCAAGGTGAGCCTCCCGGACGCCACTTCGGTCTCCTACGCCTACACCGACGGGCTGCTGACCTCCGCCACCGACCCGGCGGGCAAGATCTCCACCTACGCCTACGACGCCGGCAAGCGGCTGTCCTCGTACACCGACCCAGCGGGCGGCAAGGTCAGCAACACTTACGACTCGTCCGGCAGGGTCACCTCCCAGACGGACCAGAACGGCAAGAAGACGACGTTCACATGGGATGGCAGCCGCGAGTCGCACATGACGGCCCCGGACGGCGGGGTGTGGACCGACGTCTACTCCGGCAACGTGCTGCTGGAGAGCATCGACCCGTACGGCAAGCGCGTCTCCTACAGCTACGACCGCTCTCTGCGCCCCGTCGAGATCACCGACCAGCGCGGCAACACCACGTCGATGACGTACGACAGTGCCGGTCGGATGCTCACGCGCAGCGCGCCGTCGTCGCTGGGCTACTCGGAGAGCTGGACCTACGACAGCGCGGGCAACATCCTCAGCCACACGGACGGCCGCGGCAACAAGACGTCGTACACCTACAACACGTCCAGCCGGCTGACGTCCACCACCGATCCCCTCGGCGGCAAGACGTCGTACACGTACACGGCACTCGGCGCCCTGGCGACCGTGACCACACCGCGCGGCAAGACCACGACGTACGGCTACGACACCGCGGGCAACCGGACTTCAGTCACCACCCCGCTCGGTGAGAAGACCACGTTCACCTACGACGGCGCAGGCCGCATCACCGCCAAGACCGACCCCCGCGGCAACGTCACCGGTGCCGACCCGGCCGCCTACACCACGAAGTACACCTACGACGGCCGCGGCCTGCTCACCACCGCCACCGATCCGCTGGGCCGCACCACCACCTACGGCTACAACGGCGCCGAGCAGCTGACGTCCGCGAAGAACCCGGCGGGCAACACCACCACCTTCGCGTACGACGACGCCGGCAACCTCACCAAGACCACCGATCCGGCGGGCAAGTCCGTCACCCGCACCTACGACGCGCTCGGCAACCTCGCGTCGGAGACCGATCCGCTGGGCAACAAGACGACCTACACCTACGACAAGGTCGGCCGCCTGCTGAGCTCGGTTTCCGCACGCGGCAACGTCACCGGTGCCGACCCGGCCGCCTACACGACGAGCTACGCCTACGACGCCGCGGGCAACCGCACCAAGGTCACCGGCCCCACCGGCGCGGCCGTCACCACCGAGTACGACGCCGTGAACCGACCGGTCAAGGTCACCGACCCGCTCGGCGACGCGACCAGCTACACCTACGACGCCGTCGACAACGCCACCAAGGTCACCGACGCCCTCAGCAAGAGCATCACGTCCGTCTACGACAAGAACAACAGACTGACCAGCACCACCAACCAACTCGGCAAGACCACCACCTACACCTACGACGCCGACGGCAACCTGCTCAGCCGCACCTCTCCCCTGGGCAACAAGGAGAGCTGGACCTACGACGGCGACGGCCGCAAGGCCACCGCAGTCGACCCGCGCGGCAACGCCACCGGCGCCGACCCCGCCCGGTACACCACCACGTACGCCTACGACGCGGCCGGCAACCTCACCTCCGTCACCGACCCGCTCGGCGGCGTGACCACCACCGCCTACGATGCGGTCGGCAACGTCACCAAGCGCACCGACGCCGACAAGCGCGTCTCCACCTACGGCTACGACAAGCTGGACCGACTCACCACGGTGACAGCCGCCGACGACGGAAAGACGACCTACGACTACGACTCGGCCGGGAACGTCGCCAAGCGCACCGACGCCAACAACCACACCACGTCGTACGCCTACGACGCGGCCCGCCGCCTGACCGCGATCACCGACCCGCTCAACCGCGTGACCTCATACGCGTACGACGCCGAGGGCAAGCTGACCAAGAAGACCAGCCCGCGCGGCTCGACCAGCTACGCCTTCGACCCGCGCGGCCTGCTCACCAAGGTCGACTACTCGGACGCCACGCCCGACGCGACCTTCGCCTACGACGCCGCCGGGCAGATGACCTCGCGCGCCAATTCGAAGATCTCGGAGGACTTCGTCTACGACGGGGTCGGCAACCTCACCAAGACCCGCGGCTTCTCCTACACCTACGACGCCGCCGGGCAGATGCTCACCCGCAAGTACTCCGACGGCAACACCATCCGTTACGCCTACGACAACGACGGCCGCACCTCATCCATGACCGCCGACGGGGTCACCACCAACTACACCTGGGATGCTGCAGGCAACCTGACCCGGTCCGCACTGCCCAACACTGAAACCGAGGACCGCGCCTACGATCGAGCCGGACGCCTGACAGCGGTCACCTCGTCCAAGTCGGGCACCACCGTCACCAAGACGGCGCTGACCCTGTCCGCCGCCGGGCTGCCCACCCACGTCGACGTCACCCGCGCCAGTGTCGGCACCGGCGGCTACGACCTGACGTACGACGCGGCGGGCCGTCTCATCTCCGGCTGCTTCCCGCAGCCCTGGGTCACCGGCTGCGCATCCAGCCGCACCACCTCCTACACCTACGACAAGGTCGGCAACCGCCTGACCTCGACACTGGGCACGACATCCACCAGCTACACCTACGACGCCGCCGACCAGCTCACCTCAACCACCACCGGCACCACGACCACCGCCTACGACTACGACAGCGAGGGCAACCAGACCAAGGCAGGCGCCGACGCATACACCTACGACCTGGCCGGACAGATCTCCGCCGCCACCGTCGCAGGCGCCAACTACACCTACGACCACGACGCCAGCGGAAACCAGGTCACCACCAGCAAGGACGGCACGGTCACCAACCGCACCCAGTGGGACCCCAACGCCCCCCTGCCGATGCTGGCCACCGAATACGACAGCGCCTGGGCGATCAAGCAGTCCTACCGCTACGACCCGCTGGACCAGCCCACCGCGACGAAAACCGGTTCGGGCGCGCTCTTCTACTACCACCACGACACCCAGGGCTCGCCCGTCGACGTCACCAACGGCACCGGCACGCTGTACCAGCGCTGGGCCTACGACCCGTTCGGCACCCGCGTGCTGAACATCACCACCAGCGGCGCCCCCGCCGGCACCCCGTCCTACATCGGCGCCCGCTACGAGACCACCACCGGCAACCTCGACCTGCACGCCCGCCAGTACAACACCGCTACCGGCCGCTTCAACCGCCCCGACCCCGCCACAAGGAGCCTCACCACCCCATACGTCTCGGCGTACGCCTACGCCGACAACCAGCCCACCCACCTCACGGACCCCAGCGGTCTGGCGCCCGGCAACCCCGACGACGAGCACGTCGAGAGCTTCGGCCAAGTACTCGGCATTTTCGGTGACGCCTTCGTCGACGTCTTCAAGTCACCGTTCGTGTTCCTCGGAGACGTACACGATGCGTTCACGGGAGAGAACGGCGGCGCCGGAGCCTTCGTCGACAAGTACCTTCCCGTCCGCCCGGCCTACCGGCTCTACCGTGCCGAGTACCTGCTGCGGCAGCAGGGGTGCGACGCACTGGCGGACCTGTACGCCGACGCCGCCGAGGAACTGACCGAGCAGATTGTCCTCGTGGGGGTCGGCGGCCTCACAGGGTGGCGGCGAGCCGCCGTTTTCCCTGAGAGCACCACGATCAAGGTCGGGAACCTGCGCTTCGGTCCAGGTGGCGGGGGAGTGACACTCGGGTACGGAGGCATCCCCTACAAGACGCCCATCACCGCTCAGCTCAAGGCACTGGTGAACCCACAAGGCGGCGGGACGAACTGCCGTGCCTGCGCTGTGGCAGTTGACCGCCTGCTCGCTGATGGGTCTCCGTCTTCGGCTCCCGGAGCACTCAAGGAAGGCCCCACGGCGCCTATCGAGGCGTTGTACGGCGGAAGAAGTTTCAAGAAGTCGACGCTCTCCGGCATCGTGCACGAGATCAAGTCCTCGGGAGACGGCGCCAGAGGTATCGTCATGGGCCAGAAAGGCAGGCAGGCGCATGTCTTCAACGTCGTCAACGTCAAGGGGGATGTCGTGTTCCTGGACGGCCAGACGGGGCACGCTGATCTCTCGACGTGGCGAAACTTCTCCCTCCTGAGGACGGACTGA
- a CDS encoding YrhB domain-containing protein — translation MLDMEQATRLAQEFLDREVSHEGMTFALVEGERAQVEGKFYFDCQSVAYLRSGDFRDMAVGTGYVCVDGETGKCHMLGAVESAQLDLF, via the coding sequence ATGCTGGACATGGAACAGGCGACCAGGCTCGCCCAGGAGTTCCTCGACAGGGAGGTGAGCCATGAAGGCATGACCTTCGCGCTGGTCGAGGGGGAGCGTGCCCAGGTTGAGGGCAAGTTCTACTTCGACTGCCAGTCGGTCGCCTACCTTCGCAGCGGAGACTTCCGGGACATGGCGGTCGGCACGGGATATGTGTGTGTCGACGGAGAGACCGGGAAGTGCCACATGCTGGGAGCGGTGGAGTCCGCCCAGCTCGACCTGTTCTGA
- a CDS encoding class I SAM-dependent methyltransferase, with protein MTEFPAAAHDAAVTDRDRLAGSAYRSDRDLAARQALYQWQTPRYDLPGMVAERLRGVRGRGRVVDVGCGNGKFIRRLRQDRPDLDLLGLDISPGILAGVPGPVAVAEAGRLPLATGSVDAALAMHMLYHVPDIPHAVRELSRVLSPDGLVIASTNSARDKAELHDLWRRAAGDVLGVGRGPARVPLSARFDLEQAPSLLGEEFGRVETIDLSGTVAVHDPGPVIAYLASYRAWADQYDVPFAATVERARAILDEHIARHGVFEVRCRAGIVVCRR; from the coding sequence GTGACCGAATTCCCCGCCGCCGCGCACGACGCCGCTGTCACCGACCGGGACCGCCTTGCCGGGAGTGCCTACCGCAGTGACCGGGACCTGGCCGCGCGTCAGGCGCTCTACCAGTGGCAGACGCCCCGTTACGACCTGCCGGGCATGGTCGCGGAGCGGTTGCGCGGTGTGCGGGGGCGGGGGCGAGTGGTCGATGTCGGCTGCGGCAACGGGAAGTTCATTCGGCGGCTCCGTCAGGACCGGCCCGACCTGGATCTGCTCGGCCTGGACATCTCGCCCGGCATCCTCGCCGGCGTGCCCGGGCCGGTGGCCGTGGCGGAAGCCGGCCGGCTGCCACTGGCCACGGGGAGCGTGGACGCCGCCCTGGCGATGCACATGCTCTACCACGTTCCCGACATTCCGCACGCCGTCAGGGAGCTGTCACGAGTACTGAGCCCTGACGGGCTGGTGATCGCCTCCACCAACAGCGCCCGGGACAAGGCCGAGCTCCACGATCTGTGGCGGCGGGCAGCGGGTGATGTGCTCGGCGTCGGGCGCGGGCCGGCCCGTGTCCCGCTCAGTGCCCGTTTCGACCTGGAGCAGGCGCCCTCCCTGCTGGGGGAGGAGTTCGGCCGGGTGGAGACGATCGACCTGTCCGGCACCGTCGCGGTCCACGACCCCGGTCCGGTCATCGCGTACCTGGCCTCGTACCGGGCCTGGGCGGACCAGTACGACGTGCCCTTCGCCGCGACCGTCGAGCGGGCGCGCGCCATCCTCGACGAACACATCGCGCGGCACGGGGTGTTCGAGGTCAGGTGCAGGGCCGGCATCGTGGTCTGCCGTCGCTGA
- a CDS encoding ATP-binding cassette domain-containing protein: protein MSLHLSNIHQGYGSDVIIRNLTIDLKRGVIGLLGPNGAGKSTLLRTMATIMPPKSGEISLDGTVIRDERAARRARNEIGYLPQNFGYDPGMRVIDFVQYAAWLRGVPPSDWRASSMSALEKVDLVESAATKMKKLSGGMRQRAGIAWAIVGNPSLILLDEPTVGLDPRQRLQFRKIITSLRNSTVVLSTHLTDDIDAICDRVIVLHGGEAKFDGSVSELSATARADLPGNSDLERGYMSLLPAEEQRL, encoded by the coding sequence ATGAGCTTGCACCTGTCAAACATCCACCAGGGTTACGGCTCTGACGTCATCATCCGAAATCTCACCATTGACCTGAAACGGGGAGTTATAGGGCTACTGGGCCCCAACGGGGCTGGCAAGTCCACGCTTCTCCGAACAATGGCGACCATCATGCCGCCCAAGTCCGGAGAGATATCTCTCGACGGCACAGTCATTCGTGATGAACGAGCTGCACGCAGAGCACGCAATGAGATCGGCTACCTACCACAGAATTTCGGGTATGACCCCGGAATGAGAGTTATCGACTTCGTTCAATACGCGGCCTGGCTGCGTGGTGTTCCGCCGAGCGATTGGCGCGCTTCGTCTATGTCCGCACTGGAGAAAGTCGACCTCGTTGAGTCCGCCGCCACCAAGATGAAGAAATTGTCCGGCGGAATGCGTCAGCGGGCAGGGATCGCGTGGGCAATCGTTGGTAATCCGTCACTCATCCTCCTAGATGAGCCTACGGTCGGCTTGGATCCACGCCAACGCCTTCAGTTCCGAAAGATCATCACAAGCCTTAGGAACTCGACAGTTGTCCTGAGCACCCATCTGACTGATGACATCGACGCGATTTGCGACCGCGTAATTGTCCTGCATGGTGGCGAAGCGAAATTTGACGGGTCCGTGAGCGAGCTATCTGCAACTGCACGCGCTGATCTGCCCGGAAACTCAGACCTGGAGCGAGGGTACATGAGCCTCCTGCCGGCAGAGGAGCAGCGACTTTGA
- a CDS encoding class I SAM-dependent methyltransferase, producing MLAHASPWYVHALQRTTANPAEPLSVPARMEWTTRPGTGPGAEILGQDLRRKRVLELGCGPGHNAAHLATRYGAQVTGVDLVGLQVRRARSHYGRLNSLTFVAGHALHYLQASDEQFDAVYSVFGAIGLVAPEVLLPAIAQHLKPGRTLAFSVPHPQRGGLRPATDDRPRRDYVTLPDRTRLPIARWDFDANRWEKHLDRAGLWLTSAQEFHDARHGGRWPTTLLITARKL from the coding sequence GTGCTCGCCCACGCTTCCCCCTGGTACGTCCACGCCCTTCAACGCACCACGGCAAATCCTGCCGAGCCACTCTCGGTCCCCGCGCGGATGGAGTGGACCACCCGGCCGGGCACCGGGCCCGGCGCCGAGATCCTCGGGCAGGATCTGCGCCGCAAGCGGGTGCTGGAACTTGGTTGCGGCCCCGGCCACAACGCCGCCCACCTCGCCACCCGCTACGGTGCCCAGGTCACCGGCGTCGACCTCGTCGGCCTCCAAGTCCGCCGAGCCCGCTCGCACTACGGCCGGCTGAACAGCCTCACCTTCGTGGCGGGCCATGCCCTTCACTACCTGCAAGCCTCAGACGAGCAGTTCGACGCGGTTTACTCCGTCTTCGGCGCCATCGGGCTCGTCGCCCCCGAAGTCCTGCTCCCGGCCATCGCCCAGCACCTCAAACCCGGGCGCACTCTCGCCTTCTCCGTACCCCACCCGCAACGCGGCGGCCTCCGCCCGGCCACCGACGACCGACCGCGCCGCGACTACGTCACCCTCCCTGACCGCACCCGACTACCCATCGCCCGCTGGGACTTCGACGCCAACCGCTGGGAGAAACACCTCGATCGCGCCGGCCTGTGGCTCACCTCGGCTCAGGAGTTCCACGACGCCCGCCACGGAGGCCGTTGGCCCACCACTCTGCTGATCACCGCGCGCAAACTCTGA
- a CDS encoding NUDIX domain-containing protein — MAQRTTDDQPKALPPALESMTLLVAAVIVHDKAANRVVLLQRSQNAKFAQGMWDLPVGKSEPGEPITETAVRELYEETGLTVKPESLKVAHIIHGAWGVEAPNGFLTVVFAAHEWTGAPENREPRKHAQVCWVDAGAIPENFVDTTSSALHRYLAAGPEVSLDGWR; from the coding sequence GTGGCTCAGCGGACCACCGACGACCAGCCCAAAGCCCTGCCGCCCGCCCTCGAATCCATGACCCTGCTGGTCGCCGCCGTCATCGTCCACGACAAGGCCGCCAACCGCGTCGTACTCCTCCAGCGCAGCCAGAACGCCAAATTCGCCCAGGGCATGTGGGACCTCCCCGTCGGCAAGAGCGAACCCGGCGAGCCAATTACAGAGACCGCCGTGCGGGAGCTGTACGAGGAGACCGGCCTGACCGTGAAGCCGGAGTCCCTCAAGGTCGCCCACATCATCCACGGCGCCTGGGGCGTCGAAGCCCCCAACGGCTTCCTCACAGTCGTCTTCGCCGCCCACGAATGGACCGGTGCCCCCGAGAACCGCGAACCCCGCAAGCACGCCCAGGTCTGCTGGGTCGACGCCGGCGCCATCCCCGAGAACTTCGTGGACACAACCTCAAGCGCCCTTCACCGGTACCTCGCGGCCGGCCCGGAGGTCTCCCTCGACGGCTGGCGGTAG
- a CDS encoding tetratricopeptide repeat protein: MAAAPRGPNSRLRDVIEAIGCTYEALAKDIRRIAAENGEILQTNKSAVSHWANGTRRPTGRTGQYLAEALSRRAGRTITLAEIGLHTPEAAVAEERDPVLAATDLGRADVERRRLLAVAAFTTAGVAMPLFYDHEATARMLRARTGSSLVGMEDVEVVRQITAAFSAADERLGGGHGLTTVTAYLADTAAPMLRGRFPNEALRQAAFGAVAELAYLAGWKHHDLGQEGAAQRYYQVGYQLACEADPCGHAAWMMRALAHQSLSLKQPHHCVDLVEGALTRGLGHVDGQTEALLHITHARAYAAVGEKPAAARALLAAEDALLRDDGPQPSYSRVSGPAAGTLASHTARTLTDLADHVGTEQQHRDALVRWDPEKYKRVHALTYADLGDSLAAQARADEAVAAWSKALTLMEGMTSDRTRKAITSLRSTLSIYQRRKVPGAAELARRAREALA, translated from the coding sequence GTGGCAGCAGCGCCGAGGGGTCCCAACTCCCGTCTGCGTGACGTCATCGAGGCGATCGGCTGCACGTACGAGGCGCTGGCGAAGGACATCCGGCGTATCGCGGCCGAGAACGGCGAGATCCTCCAGACCAACAAGTCGGCCGTCTCGCACTGGGCGAACGGCACACGCCGGCCGACCGGACGGACCGGCCAGTACCTTGCTGAGGCGCTGTCCCGACGAGCAGGCCGCACCATCACCTTGGCCGAGATCGGCCTTCATACACCGGAAGCAGCGGTGGCTGAGGAGCGCGATCCGGTTCTGGCCGCCACCGACCTGGGCCGTGCCGACGTCGAGCGCCGCCGTCTTCTTGCCGTGGCGGCCTTCACTACGGCCGGCGTGGCTATGCCGCTCTTCTACGATCACGAGGCCACCGCCCGCATGTTGCGGGCCCGCACCGGCAGCTCCCTGGTCGGGATGGAGGACGTGGAGGTCGTACGGCAGATCACCGCAGCCTTCAGTGCGGCTGACGAACGCCTCGGCGGCGGCCATGGCCTGACCACCGTCACCGCCTACCTCGCCGACACCGCTGCTCCCATGCTCCGCGGTCGATTCCCGAACGAAGCCCTACGGCAAGCGGCCTTCGGCGCCGTCGCCGAACTCGCCTACCTCGCCGGGTGGAAGCACCACGACCTCGGCCAGGAAGGCGCCGCCCAGCGCTACTACCAGGTCGGCTACCAGCTCGCCTGCGAAGCCGACCCGTGCGGTCACGCCGCCTGGATGATGCGCGCCCTCGCCCATCAATCCCTCAGCCTCAAACAGCCCCACCACTGCGTCGACCTGGTCGAAGGCGCCCTCACCCGCGGCCTGGGCCACGTCGACGGCCAGACCGAAGCGCTGCTGCACATCACCCACGCCCGCGCCTACGCCGCGGTCGGCGAGAAGCCCGCAGCGGCCCGCGCCCTGCTCGCCGCCGAAGACGCCCTCCTGCGCGACGACGGCCCCCAGCCCAGCTACTCCCGCGTCAGCGGCCCGGCAGCTGGCACCCTCGCCAGCCACACCGCCCGCACCCTGACCGACCTCGCCGACCACGTCGGCACCGAGCAACAACACCGCGACGCCCTGGTGCGCTGGGACCCCGAGAAGTACAAGCGCGTCCACGCCCTCACCTACGCCGACCTCGGCGACAGCCTCGCCGCCCAGGCCCGCGCCGACGAGGCCGTAGCCGCGTGGTCCAAGGCCCTGACCCTGATGGAGGGCATGACCTCCGACCGCACCCGCAAGGCCATTACCTCGCTCCGCTCCACCCTCTCCATCTACCAGCGCCGCAAAGTGCCCGGAGCCGCCGAACTCGCCCGCCGCGCACGCGAAGCACTGGCCTAA